The Syntrophales bacterium nucleotide sequence AATGAAGGGGACGGGGACAAGGTTGATCTTAGCGTACCGGGTTTCTTTTAAGTAATGCTCTCCATTTTTGTCTCTGAGTTCAATGGGCACGGATTTTTGAGGCGGATAGTAAAAATCCCTGTTGCTTTCAAACTCCGGTGATACAAGCACGTGATAAACACGGTCCCGCGGCCTCCCGTAAAGCTGGGCGGCCAGCGTGAGACAGGAGGTCATGGTCTTTCTGCCGCCTGCCACAGAGAAGAAGACGGCAGTGTTTGAATCTTTCGTAAATCTGAAGCTCAGTTCCAGACATTTCCTGAGCAGAGATTCGTTCTCTTCCTCACCGTCAATATCATCTATCTCTATTCCATTTCTGTCTTTTATTACGTGAATATTATCAAAACCGAATTTTAGGGATTCAGGATCGATATTATATTCCTTGAGGTACTGGTAATACTTACCATCGCCGGGGGAAAGAAGGTGTGCGTTTATCTTCTCCTTTCCCTGCCGCGTTGTGATAATATGAATGGCATCAACTCTTCGATTTTGCTGATGCAGGGCAAAGAGTGTTTCGGTAATCACCTGAGGGCTTAAACCAACAACGGCAAGAAGAATGTTCTTCATCGTCACATCCCTGTAATCTTGATCTTCCCGAGACCAAAGGAGGTCTGCTTCCCAATATGTACTTTTTCACAGAATCTTATGAGCGGTATAAACTCGCCAAGGTCTCCCGAATAGCGTACTTCTCCGGTTATCCCTCCCATAAGCA carries:
- the csm6 gene encoding CRISPR-associated ring nuclease Csm6, with product MKNILLAVVGLSPQVITETLFALHQQNRRVDAIHIITTRQGKEKINAHLLSPGDGKYYQYLKEYNIDPESLKFGFDNIHVIKDRNGIEIDDIDGEEENESLLRKCLELSFRFTKDSNTAVFFSVAGGRKTMTSCLTLAAQLYGRPRDRVYHVLVSPEFESNRDFYYPPQKSVPIELRDKNGEHYLKETRYAKINLVPVPFI